One Leguminivora glycinivorella isolate SPB_JAAS2020 chromosome 15, LegGlyc_1.1, whole genome shotgun sequence genomic window, aaaaggAAACAAGAACGGTAGACTTATAAATTGTTCGATAACTTAGAGTTTTACTTAACTGCAGTTTGTGACGTCATACAAAACATGATGAAAACTATCACTAGCCACTTGTAGACCCACTAACGTTTCGCTGTTGGCCTCCTGGTCGCAGCGGGCGCCGCTGTGCTTGAACCGGCCAGCCCAGAGCCTCGTGATGCGGAATTTGAAGCGGCGGATGCCTTGTTGGTACCCCCGTGAGACGCCGGGTCCACACTCGCGACTTGCGCTGGCGCCGCGCCCTCAGACGGCATGGGTGGTGGGACCGCGGGCGGCACGGAGTCAGATGCCTCGGAGGTGACAGACTCGGAGCCCCGGTCTGCATGCCGCGACATCAGCGATTGAAGATGCTCATCTGAAGACAGCCGCTGCTTCTTCCCCGAAGGCAATTTGACATAAATATTGCCATCTAATGTCCATACCTTACGCATCCCAAAGTGTTCCCGAGCTGCATGGAACAAAGTTTGTCTCTCACGAGTAAGGAACTCAGAAATCACTGTCGGAGTGCCCTTTAAGGCCGTTTTCTTAGACCACACTAAGCTCTTTACCCGCGAGTCACAAAAGCGAACCAGAACTGGCCTAGGACGTCCGTCCTTTAATGCACCCAGCCTATGGCAGACTAAGATGGAGTCATTGTTCACATCAGGAAGCTGAAGACGGTTTTGGCAGATGGTAACTACAGTGCCAGTGATGTCCTCTCCGCTCGCCTCAGGAATGCCAGAAAATAGAAGAAATTTTCTTCGATGGCGCATTTCAATTGTATCAACCATACCCAGGACTGAGCTGATCTGCTGCTTCAGGAGGTTCATCATGGCTGACACTTGCTCTTTGAAGTTGGTGACCTCCTTGCTGAGACTAGCGATGGTGGGGTGAGAGTGAGGAGATGCCGCCTTCAGCGCCGCATCCAGCTCATTGAACCGCTTGTCGATGGACGCCTCAAACTTTTTTTGTGTCTCCAGGATGGTTGCCACGGACTCCATGTTTACTTTCAGCGTCAGTCAGTGAATAAAAAGTGACAGGTGACAAGTGCAAACTTAGGTGCAAAGGTCAACAGGCAGGTTGGTGATGACTTTTACTTTATCACCGCATAGGAAATTACTCCCTACACAGTATGATGATAGTTAGATGTTATTCAAATTATTTATGTACAAATTTTGAGTATTacttataaaaattaataataaattgaatttagtaaaatCAGGTGACTTGCTATTTTTTATTCACCTACCCGAAAAAAAGTAATATtatcaaagtttgacgtttaaaataacatctgcactggcgaggctgtgaaaatcgttgcaaacttatcgtggattacctatatttttattaacacTCAATAAAAATTGATATAGCCGGATTCGATGCCCTTAGGAATTTAATGATCTGATGTAGTCAGCCCAcgaagggccacttgcaccaacgaaaatggagggttaacccgagggttaaccaactattttatatggaatttgacagatgacagcccactaaccctgagttaagtgattgatgcaagtgggcctaagtacTTACTTTACTTTATCATTTCGTTAAAAATTATCTTTTGTATCAACGGAACTCTGAAATGCTGACCTCATGAtacctttataaatattttgagagttaataatataattatatggtTTGGTGACAACTCTCAAAATGTATGATTAGTGATTAGCCATATTTTACAATTAAGCcgatatttaaattatgatcGCTTTTTTAGAGCCAATATAAGGCACTAAAAAAAGTTGTAAGAGAAGTTCAGGCAGTTCAGCCCAGcccaaacatttttatttacaacagtattcttaaaaaaaatcataggacattcttacacatattggcTGAGTCCCGccgtaagctcaagaaggcttgtgttgtaggtactcagacaacgatataattatatgatatacaaatacttattataccgggattcaaacccgggaccgcggcgtagcaggcagggtcactacgcgctaggccagaccggtcgtcaaaagttCAAACAAAGTTCTACTACAGTACagtacaggggggttaccatgacgtactaaagacgttcagttgagagaaagggacacagctatagcagttacatagctccgtccctctctctcaacctaaactgaacggctttagcacgtcatggtaaccccccagttcTAGTTCTACTTTAAATGGGAGATACAGTAAGGACTTATTAAATTATTAGTAACGAGCAAGGCTTACTGTGTGTACCTTACAGTACTTACGCACTGAAGAATGTTTCCAACTTCTCTAGTAGCTCTACCCGGCTGCTTCTATGGAACTCTAGGGATGTTTTATCCAGGTGATGTTTCTGTAGATAATTCTCTCTTAGTTTATTCTCGTGCATTTTCGCGCGATCGATTATTAATTTTCTTAATTTCTCTTTGTATGTTGATTTGTCTTGAATGCTTCTTTTCGCGAAAACTGGATTAATGGGTTTTCTGTGAAGGAGGaataatatagtacattacgatacaagtgcgtaaaaaaggaagttcgaaacgagtggtgatagattaaaacacgaccgaagggagtgttttaaatcgacacgagttatgaatttcctttttgcacgtgtatcgtacgacgtttttcagtacagagaagcctccgaagtttcgacctgttatataatgaaccacttctcgaactagtgcgtaaaaaaacgaccatctgtactgaaaaataatgtttcaatgtcagcgccatctagcgtgaTTTATTTGAACTACTATATTGACACACATACTCGTAATATTAAAGAGGTGGCgtgaaaaaatgtgtccccAAGTTCAAAGGCCGTAGATGGCGTTGTAATTGTTCTGCGCAGAAGTGTTTTATGGCAACCATATCGTTAAACATCAAGCAATACAGCGCCATCTGTATCACAAATATGTCAACATCGTGAACTTGCCTTACTTACACCACTCAgttaaaagtttttatttcatttagtcTACATAATGATAGCTTTAGAGCGGTTTCGCACTTCGTCCGATTCGAATCCGTGTAAATAAGATCCGTCATAGCCGTagaaccacagaacttaatttagatagaagaaacaaattcatatatttgtataggggccgagcgtgtcaaattttgtactgaagttgattcttgcctgtaattttaaatatgtctcagtctcttgattgttcataatttttgtgttcttgcaattgaatatcaagtaacgaggcattttttatgctttggttgacttcaacttacaaaaattgacgcccgaaagctgcaagctgcgagtaaagacggacaactcagtggatttcactgagttcatttgacacgctaagtagatacgtttgcttgatctatggtatatatgacatctgtgcgtAGAACTAACTAAGATTTCATCTTGTCATCCGATATCTGACTATACCGtcattttaacttctgattagcagaaacgtctgcaatcgatgccagaCAAACATTTtgaaggcagacattttccacttttaaatttataccGTCATTTTTCGGATTTATTGCGTAAACTACAGTTCTACGGGTCTTATTCTCATCGAATCGAATCAGATTATGGTCGGACGTAGTGCGAAACTGCTCTTATTTCCATTTGTtcgataaaaatattattagcgTTTAAAACATGAGTCTACCTTTTATGCGGCACTTTGGCAATAACCTGCCCCTCCTTATTGAAGTAGTAAACATTGTTCTGAAGATCGTCCCTGCGCTGTGCGACCTTCTCTCCTTTAAACATGTGGAAGAGGGCGGGGTCCGCGGGCATCTGCCACGCCAGCGCCGCGGTCTGGCCAACCAGGAAGATGTCTGCTATGGGGATCAGGGCCGTCGTCTGCAGACAGAACACTGGAATTTGAGAAAGAATTTAATAGATTAGATGGGTTCTTTAAGAAGCTAGaacagcgggcgtagcacactaatgtgataaactttatcgcaccGGTGCGTCCCTATCATACTTACAAATAGCgcaaaaaggacggcctgacattATATAgcttatcacgcgaccatgttGGTTTTTTCATTtgggaaatttaaattttttattacAGTTGTATATCCAGTCACCAATCAGCCTGTCAATATACCAAAAACACTGGGATTCGAAGCCAGaatcgcggcttagcaggcagggtcatcaATGATGCCAATGAATCGGGAATTCACATGACGTCATTGTCACGCCAAAGTCTTTAGTAAGTGAAAAAACTTAGCATTGCCGAAGAGAGAAGATTGACCGCGAACATTGAAGTTCGCAAATTTTAATCATCTATCTCTTTTACTCCAATTTAAAGGTGCTCACAGTTTATGAACTTTGATATTCGAAGTGGGTGTACCTATGCATGCATTGGAATAAGAATATTGAAactattaaatgaaattatggGTCTGATACATACGAAGTGCTATGGACTTCTTAACTTTCCCGACTATAAACTTAGAGCACGCCGCGTCGCGGCAACCGGACGAAAGTATGCTAAATAAATGGGCCATTAATATTGTCGCCATTCTTACCCAACTGAAACGAGCTGCCTTCAGGAAACAGTAGATACCTTTTACTTCTTGACAATACTCTCGGCTCCTCACTTTTATAACAAGTTTTGTTGTTTATGCCTCCAACACTTTCAAGTACGAAAACTAGCACTAAAATCTTCACAACATCCATGATTGGATTAAAACTATTGAACAGATAAAGACATCATGTTTGTTTGGTAGGTTGCTTGTTGTAAAATGTGACATAGACTGCCCCCTACTCCCAGAGCCGAGTAAGGCGTATAAATGAGGCCCAAATTAACAAGTTTCGTGTCAACGCACGTACAGTTATTCTCGTGTTGAAAATCGAATTGTCGTTGTTGACACGGTGCAATGACCAGGAGAAGCTCTTTTTGCATTGATATAAGCTGTATTATTGACTTGTCATGTGTTAGGTGGTTACGAAACAAAAACGGAAATGTAAGATGCCGCTACGTGGGTGGCTGATAAAAAGCTGGAAATTGtatgtacatttttgtttaggAGGGGAAAAATGCATTAAGCATGCACAATGCACATGGAgtactgtaagagagtcggcctatcagtggagagcatccaaacatttaaacaacgctttgaatcaatatttttttatattttaggagctaagtacaaccgttcactctcaatcgctgcttctatatgaatgccccattgaagtgtctgttttccttgacgttcttatactgttccaattttaaatcagggactgccagtcagcgaccatgactgctgtaaaaggtttcattctgaatgcgaaacctcttacatatccctcccccttatgttagaagcagccattgttcacaatactacaccctatcctatcctattctaccctaactaccggttggccctacctaagccaggcccccctacacacaaaaaaaatcttctaacacccaatagtgacagcctcattcaaggtagccaacatctaacgctctttgcgtggttgcctagtccacggttgagaccgccataatttggatagttggactatagccaaggtcctcgcaaattagtcagatatggactatggttaggaaaaccaatggcaaaaacctaacccctgcccatcgactaaacccttttattttgaactttctgacagctaattgtctgtggccatgactagatgacattgacatgacagctgttagcaaattcacctaacttcaagtaaaaaaacaaggcaaaacgtttatttcacatgaaaaaacataataaattttgaagatgccgattcttgttggcggtggcgttgaagtgggggcttctcatggccgccaatcttcccgccgcaccggttgcgaagtgaagtggagcccgaacggctcatgaagattgctgcagctgcagtgcgctgcacgttggtgatgacgacgaagtgggggttgcatatgaccgccagccatctcgccacaccgtgaacagctggatcaactggtcatctagtcggccttgtcttgatacatgtaaaagaaatgtgtatgaacattgttctttgtagtcaggaaattataagggtgttgtgacgtattactctataactttaaacaattatatctatttattaaatatttacagtttggggtgtgttttattccacagtttacatgtttttatataacttaaccttattggtagctataggaaaacattatggaataaGTTTG contains:
- the LOC125233823 gene encoding uncharacterized protein LOC125233823, whose protein sequence is MDVVKILVLVFVLESVGGINNKTCYKSEEPRVLSRSKRYLLFPEGSSFQLVFCLQTTALIPIADIFLVGQTAALAWQMPADPALFHMFKGEKVAQRRDDLQNNVYYFNKEGQVIAKVPHKRKPINPVFAKRSIQDKSTYKEKLRKLIIDRAKMHENKLRENYLQKHHLDKTSLEFHRSSRVELLEKLETFFSALGQDGKQCVLHRLCKAGQGYTQQGTFLQEMFRTIFTLPKGSFDEEYDDAHAASDCAAYTCEHLGESGNL